The Brassica napus cultivar Da-Ae chromosome C7, Da-Ae, whole genome shotgun sequence genome has a segment encoding these proteins:
- the LOC125590412 gene encoding U3 small nucleolar RNA-associated protein 25-like — MKNNEARPVGSAPLPEANEVEKKNPNECNYIQNDKRSHGKGRGGYRNRDNYSNGQDKYLAGRKGNHNNRGRGSNPGRGRGGYGRGRGESLKDKNPEAHMVHDSGYEADKESDVANDDLMDFETSDCLKD; from the exons atgaagaacaATGAAGCTAGACCTGTCGGATCTGCCCCATTACCAGAGGCCAATgaagttgaaaagaaaaatcccAACGAGTGCAATTACATCCAGAATGACAAGAGATCACACGGCAAAGGCCGTGGTGGATACAGGAACCGTGACAATTACTCGAACGGTCAAGACAAGTACTTGGccggccggaaaggaaaccacaataaccgtggtcgtggttccaatcccGGCCGTGGCCGAGGCGGATATGGACGAGGTCGAGGCG AGAGTCTTAAggacaagaacccggaggctcaTATGGTCCATGATTCAGGTTATGAGGCTGATAAAGAATCCGATGTTGCAAATGACGACCTGATGgattttgagacttctgattgtctcaaagaCTAA